The following proteins come from a genomic window of Paenibacillus swuensis:
- a CDS encoding ABC transporter permease: protein MNKNPLNHETTGSLLTRYRLEFDTNRTSSPWWVPFVSVVLGLVFCGIFIALNGMSPYTVYMKMFKGAFGTSFGLTETLVKLIPLLLCALGVSVAYKISVWNIGAEGQFAAGALAATSVSIYFPDLPVWMIIPVMVILGIAAGGAWGALTALPRTYFGVNELITSLMLNYVALLALNYFVFGPWKDPAGLNFPGTPMFTDAQSLPVLGTTRLHLGLVFALVAVALYAFMFRYTRWGYELRLIGANPEVARNAGINIKKHILIVMIVSGGLAGLAGMSEVSGVTHRLMYGISPGYGYTAIIVAWLAKLNPVGLVISSFLFAGLIVGGYSVQTIGLPSSISLMMQGAILFFLIAGDMMSKINIRRIQVPMKGAH from the coding sequence ATGAACAAGAATCCCCTAAATCATGAAACCACAGGGTCATTGTTGACGCGTTACCGACTTGAGTTTGATACAAACCGTACGAGCAGCCCGTGGTGGGTTCCCTTCGTGTCCGTTGTACTGGGGCTTGTGTTTTGCGGAATTTTTATCGCATTAAATGGAATGAGTCCTTATACGGTATATATGAAGATGTTTAAAGGCGCTTTCGGTACCTCGTTCGGACTCACCGAGACCTTAGTGAAACTTATTCCGCTGTTATTATGCGCGCTTGGGGTGTCTGTAGCTTACAAGATATCTGTATGGAACATCGGTGCGGAAGGACAGTTTGCCGCAGGCGCATTGGCTGCCACATCTGTGAGCATATACTTTCCTGATCTGCCGGTATGGATGATTATCCCGGTCATGGTAATCCTCGGTATTGCTGCGGGCGGGGCTTGGGGAGCTTTAACCGCGCTACCCAGAACGTATTTCGGTGTGAATGAGTTAATCACCTCACTCATGTTGAATTACGTAGCGCTGCTGGCTCTGAACTATTTCGTATTCGGCCCATGGAAAGATCCCGCGGGCCTTAACTTTCCGGGTACTCCGATGTTTACGGATGCGCAAAGCCTGCCGGTTCTGGGAACGACCCGATTGCATCTCGGTCTTGTGTTTGCTTTGGTCGCCGTAGCGCTATATGCATTCATGTTCAGATACACCCGCTGGGGTTATGAATTAAGGCTCATTGGCGCCAACCCGGAAGTTGCCAGGAATGCCGGCATTAATATTAAAAAACATATTCTTATTGTCATGATCGTCAGCGGTGGTTTAGCAGGGCTTGCGGGGATGAGCGAGGTTTCCGGCGTAACGCATCGTTTAATGTACGGGATTTCGCCTGGATACGGTTATACCGCTATTATTGTGGCGTGGCTTGCCAAGTTGAATCCGGTAGGCTTAGTCATATCCTCTTTCTTATTTGCCGGACTTATTGTAGGTGGTTACAGTGTTCAGACGATCGGTCTGCCATCCTCCATTTCGCTTATGATGCAAGGGGCCATTCTGTTCTTCCTGATTGCGGGGGATATGATGAGCAAAATCAACATACGCAGAATCCAAGTACCTATGAAAGGGGCGCATTAA
- a CDS encoding chromate transporter, with translation MLGLLWQLFISFGTATLLGYGGGPSIIPLYENQVVARYGWLTTEEFGKALAFGNALPGPIATKLAAYIGFKVSGWAGAAVALTAVVLPTALLMVALSGVMMKMQDNPIIKGMIRGIQPVIFVMLAMLAYDFVKYAVKPVSGLFPFLPLLIAFVYFVMVQFYNVNPVWGILFALVFGGIFLRTA, from the coding sequence ATGTTAGGTTTATTGTGGCAATTATTTATTTCATTCGGAACGGCCACTTTATTGGGATACGGGGGAGGTCCTTCCATCATTCCGCTCTATGAAAATCAGGTAGTAGCCAGATATGGGTGGCTAACAACGGAAGAGTTTGGCAAGGCGCTGGCGTTCGGGAATGCGTTGCCTGGACCGATCGCGACGAAACTTGCAGCCTATATTGGGTTCAAAGTATCCGGTTGGGCGGGTGCTGCCGTTGCGTTAACCGCCGTTGTTTTGCCTACAGCTTTATTAATGGTTGCTTTATCCGGTGTCATGATGAAAATGCAGGACAATCCGATTATTAAAGGAATGATTCGAGGTATACAACCGGTTATCTTTGTCATGTTAGCTATGTTGGCGTACGATTTCGTCAAATACGCCGTGAAACCGGTCTCCGGCTTATTTCCCTTTTTGCCGTTGCTCATCGCATTTGTTTATTTTGTTATGGTTCAATTTTATAATGTCAATCCGGTGTGGGGCATCTTGTTTGCCTTGGTATTCGGTGGAATATTTTTAAGAACCGCATAA
- the ggt gene encoding gamma-glutamyltransferase yields the protein MHNVTLKSYQAMVTSPHYMATAVGSAILQEGGNAFDAAVAISAALAVTYPHMTGLGGDAFFLMYSAETGMYTAYNGSGRSGAQLNRDYYTNRGLTSIPQRGIDSAITVPGMVDAWHAVSERYGSVSWEKLLEPAVRYAKQGIPVSRNLEHWITRSSEALHADPKLNGLYYPQGRPLKEGDRLIQADLAATLTVIQAEGRETFYTGKIMQSITQAIQNDKGLLTSEDFISHQGEWVVPLSTSYRDYELYQLPPNSQGFSALMMMNMLEHINLSQIPRESALYYHLMTEVTKRAFADRDAYLTDPGFRNIPLEMLLSKSYALQQLNSIRLEAPQAASFMSPAMGQDTAYAAVMDSQGNAVSFIQSLYYDFGSAYSAGSTGVVMQNRGSFFSLDASHPNVLEPGKRSFHTLMPAMASRNGKPYLLYGTQGGEGQPQTQLSIVTAVLDYGLNIDEAIRKPRWVYGRTWGDSGDTLKLEGRIPEEITQELATWGHAVERVGNWDGMMGQSQGIQVSSDGAMIGAADPRGDGSVIGW from the coding sequence ATGCATAATGTCACACTCAAATCATATCAAGCCATGGTTACCTCACCCCATTATATGGCCACGGCCGTGGGCAGCGCTATCCTTCAAGAGGGTGGTAATGCGTTCGATGCTGCCGTTGCCATAAGTGCTGCTCTTGCTGTTACCTATCCTCATATGACCGGTTTAGGCGGCGATGCCTTCTTCCTGATGTACTCAGCCGAAACAGGTATGTATACCGCGTACAATGGCAGCGGGCGCTCGGGCGCTCAGTTAAATCGAGATTATTATACGAATAGAGGGCTGACATCGATTCCGCAAAGAGGCATTGATAGCGCGATTACCGTTCCAGGGATGGTTGATGCTTGGCATGCGGTGTCGGAGCGTTATGGCTCTGTATCTTGGGAAAAATTACTGGAGCCAGCCGTACGTTATGCCAAGCAAGGTATTCCCGTATCCCGAAACCTGGAGCACTGGATTACCCGCAGTTCAGAAGCTCTTCATGCCGACCCGAAACTAAACGGACTTTATTATCCGCAAGGGCGGCCGTTGAAAGAAGGGGACCGTCTGATTCAAGCTGATCTGGCTGCGACCTTAACAGTTATTCAAGCTGAGGGCAGGGAAACTTTTTATACAGGCAAAATCATGCAGTCCATCACCCAGGCTATTCAGAACGACAAAGGCTTGTTAACCTCAGAAGATTTCATTTCACATCAAGGAGAATGGGTTGTACCGCTTAGTACATCGTACCGGGATTACGAGCTGTACCAATTGCCTCCAAACTCACAGGGCTTTAGTGCATTAATGATGATGAACATGTTAGAACATATTAATCTAAGTCAAATTCCCAGAGAATCCGCGCTGTATTATCATCTCATGACGGAAGTTACCAAACGAGCTTTCGCCGATCGCGACGCCTATTTAACAGACCCTGGCTTCCGGAACATTCCGTTAGAGATGCTTCTTTCCAAATCCTATGCCTTACAGCAGTTGAACAGCATCCGTCTTGAAGCGCCTCAAGCCGCTTCGTTTATGTCCCCTGCTATGGGTCAGGATACCGCATACGCAGCGGTTATGGATTCACAAGGCAATGCGGTTTCCTTCATCCAGAGTCTTTATTATGATTTTGGGTCGGCTTACAGCGCAGGGAGCACAGGAGTTGTTATGCAAAACAGAGGGTCTTTCTTCTCGTTAGACGCTTCCCACCCGAATGTATTAGAACCGGGCAAACGTTCGTTTCATACATTGATGCCTGCCATGGCTTCCCGAAACGGTAAACCTTATCTGCTTTACGGAACCCAAGGCGGGGAAGGGCAACCCCAGACCCAACTGTCCATTGTGACAGCTGTGTTGGATTATGGCTTGAACATTGATGAAGCGATTCGTAAGCCCCGATGGGTGTACGGACGAACCTGGGGAGATTCCGGGGACACGTTGAAATTGGAAGGACGCATACCAGAAGAAATTACCCAAGAGTTAGCAACTTGGGGGCACGCAGTAGAACGAGTCGGAAATTGGGATGGCATGATGGGACAATCGCAAGGCATTCAAGTGAGCTCAGACGGCGCTATGATCGGTGCGGCTGATCCTCGCGGGGACGGGAGTGTCATAGGTTGGTAG
- a CDS encoding ABC transporter ATP-binding protein, giving the protein MSNNDYAVEMHQVVKRFGSVIANDGVDFKARSGEVHALLGENGAGKSTVMCMLSGVYRPDSGQIKLLGHSVNIRSPKEALNAGVGMVYQNFRLVGSLTATENIVLGEGNTFFRGSGWMKRKNREVEGISSKFGLYFPVDRPVWQLSVGEQQRVEIVKTLYRGAEIIILDEPTSVLTPQEAEQLFDTLTKLKHVGKTIIITTHKLKEVMRVADHISVMRKGKLIYSVRTRETNEHELASLMVGRSFTSQSNMNHCLKGDLLLQMKELDVYANHGRQALKQLNMNVYQGEIVGIAGVAGNGQSELAEVITGLRSWKTGSITFNGYPLKNGSVAFAIAAGISHVPENRMKSGLAGSLGALDNLLTKTYSLKDRSRWGMLRTRNNHTWSQSLVDQFQVKTSGVNVPVSQLSGGNQQKLLFARELDYKPRLMVAVHPTQGLDVGATEQVYHLLSELRASGGSVLLISEDLDELLKLSDRILVMFNGRICGEFSSEPANREPIGRVMAGLHPEEGEAG; this is encoded by the coding sequence ATGAGCAACAATGATTATGCCGTTGAAATGCATCAAGTTGTGAAGCGATTCGGCTCAGTAATCGCTAACGACGGTGTAGATTTTAAGGCCAGATCGGGTGAGGTCCATGCTTTATTAGGCGAGAACGGGGCGGGGAAAAGCACGGTGATGTGTATGTTATCCGGAGTTTATCGCCCTGACAGCGGTCAAATCAAGCTCTTAGGTCATTCTGTAAATATCCGATCCCCGAAGGAAGCGTTAAATGCCGGTGTTGGGATGGTGTATCAGAATTTTCGGTTAGTGGGCTCCTTAACGGCGACGGAGAACATCGTATTGGGGGAGGGGAACACGTTCTTCCGGGGTTCAGGCTGGATGAAACGCAAGAATCGGGAAGTGGAAGGGATTTCTTCAAAGTTCGGTCTCTACTTTCCCGTCGATCGACCGGTATGGCAGTTATCCGTTGGGGAGCAACAACGTGTGGAAATTGTGAAGACCCTGTATCGGGGTGCGGAAATCATCATATTGGATGAACCTACTTCGGTATTAACTCCACAGGAAGCGGAGCAATTATTCGATACTTTAACGAAGCTTAAGCATGTCGGGAAAACGATTATTATAACCACTCACAAATTAAAAGAAGTTATGCGCGTGGCGGATCATATCTCTGTCATGCGGAAGGGAAAGCTGATTTATTCAGTCAGGACCCGTGAAACGAATGAACATGAATTAGCTTCTTTAATGGTAGGACGCTCGTTTACTTCTCAATCTAATATGAATCATTGTTTGAAAGGCGACCTTTTGCTCCAAATGAAAGAACTGGATGTATACGCTAATCATGGGCGTCAAGCCCTGAAGCAACTGAATATGAACGTGTATCAGGGTGAAATTGTCGGTATCGCAGGGGTGGCGGGAAACGGTCAAAGTGAACTTGCCGAAGTAATAACCGGTCTAAGAAGTTGGAAGACCGGGTCCATAACATTTAACGGGTACCCTCTCAAGAATGGCTCCGTGGCGTTTGCGATCGCGGCAGGAATCTCGCATGTACCGGAAAATCGGATGAAAAGTGGTTTGGCCGGCAGTCTCGGCGCACTCGACAACCTGCTAACGAAAACTTATTCCTTGAAAGATCGTTCAAGATGGGGCATGTTGCGAACAAGAAACAACCATACTTGGTCACAGAGCCTCGTCGATCAATTTCAAGTGAAGACTTCAGGCGTGAATGTTCCCGTAAGTCAATTGTCCGGAGGCAATCAACAAAAGTTGCTTTTTGCCCGGGAGTTGGATTATAAACCCCGTCTCATGGTTGCGGTTCACCCAACTCAAGGCTTGGATGTAGGTGCCACAGAGCAAGTTTACCATCTACTATCTGAATTGCGGGCATCGGGTGGCAGTGTACTCCTGATTTCGGAGGATTTGGATGAACTCTTAAAGTTGTCTGATCGGATATTGGTCATGTTTAACGGAAGAATCTGTGGTGAATTCTCGTCTGAACCAGCCAACCGGGAACCTATTGGTCGGGTTATGGCAGGGTTACATCCGGAGGAAGGAGAGGCAGGATGA
- a CDS encoding BMP family ABC transporter substrate-binding protein, whose product MNKIRETRMMLTALVLFLSVLVTACGDSGDNTKETGNQSPAPVTETATEEKAIPAKKEMPRVAFVYIGPPGDGGWTFQHDEGRKAMEKELGIKSDTVENVPEGADAERIITELAQNHDIIFTTSFGYMDYTLNVAKKFPDVVFLHCSGYKTDTNMGIYFGKNFEGSYLSGMAAGKVTKKNIIGYVGAFPIPEVIYNINAFTLGVQSVNPEAKVNVVWSNTWFDPATERQAAISLLDKGADVLMAYQDSPATLQAAAERGAMAGGNDSDMTRFAPKAYLTNPTWNWGPYYTSVVKAVADGTWTNKPYVGSMADGMIGLAPLGESVPEDAKKLVTDTQAKIIDGSFQIFKGPIVDASGATKVEKDQVMTLEEINKMNWFIKGVEGTIPQ is encoded by the coding sequence ATGAACAAGATCAGAGAGACAAGAATGATGTTAACCGCACTTGTCCTATTTTTATCCGTTTTAGTAACAGCGTGCGGAGATTCTGGTGACAACACTAAGGAGACGGGAAATCAATCGCCTGCGCCTGTCACTGAAACCGCAACCGAGGAGAAGGCGATACCTGCTAAGAAGGAAATGCCGCGCGTCGCTTTTGTATATATCGGTCCTCCAGGTGACGGTGGATGGACCTTCCAGCATGATGAAGGCCGTAAAGCCATGGAGAAAGAGCTTGGAATCAAGTCGGATACGGTCGAGAATGTGCCAGAAGGTGCGGATGCGGAGCGTATTATAACGGAGTTAGCCCAGAATCACGACATCATATTTACAACGAGCTTCGGGTATATGGATTATACCTTGAATGTAGCCAAGAAGTTCCCGGATGTGGTCTTCCTTCATTGCTCAGGATACAAGACTGATACAAATATGGGAATTTACTTCGGGAAGAATTTCGAAGGCAGTTACCTAAGCGGAATGGCAGCCGGAAAAGTAACAAAGAAGAATATAATCGGATATGTTGGCGCATTCCCTATTCCGGAAGTCATTTACAACATTAACGCCTTTACTTTAGGCGTACAGAGTGTCAATCCCGAGGCTAAAGTGAACGTTGTCTGGTCCAATACCTGGTTTGACCCTGCAACGGAACGTCAAGCCGCCATATCTTTACTAGACAAGGGTGCGGACGTATTAATGGCTTATCAAGATTCACCCGCTACACTACAAGCAGCCGCTGAGCGCGGCGCCATGGCTGGCGGGAACGACTCCGATATGACAAGGTTCGCACCGAAGGCGTATTTGACCAATCCCACTTGGAACTGGGGACCGTATTATACCAGCGTTGTGAAAGCAGTGGCTGACGGAACATGGACGAATAAACCTTATGTCGGTTCTATGGCGGATGGCATGATCGGTTTAGCGCCTCTTGGTGAAAGCGTACCTGAGGATGCCAAGAAATTGGTCACCGACACCCAGGCCAAGATCATAGACGGTAGCTTCCAAATCTTCAAAGGCCCGATTGTGGATGCTTCAGGTGCCACGAAAGTAGAGAAAGACCAAGTGATGACACTGGAAGAGATCAACAAGATGAATTGGTTTATTAAAGGCGTAGAGGGAACCATTCCCCAATAA
- a CDS encoding PucR family transcriptional regulator produces MHLTVEQALSVYPLSQGKLVAGAAGVNRIVKSINVMDAPDISEWIKEGEMLFTTAYLIKDNPDDAVNLLQQLNKGGSSGLGIKLGRFWESIPEDLITCADRMGFPLIELPYPFTFSDQMNGLFQAEIKKSTSLLQEVLDKQVRLMQFALRSNHIREMFDAIANVIGYPMAIVGSRGQMIYNSSTMADQQLLQQWPWPPHKKWTKQADGQAFRVPLMKDDQATGAVYFFNNQSFLSSIEEGLYVQAAEILSYHMNFNYEDYFEHSVQKDFSLLIKRYLKNGLPLETLMDYAERWEMEWLHKSYRCVLTDFPSMTTGPARTENIRRMKAEYISHARIQDLKGTHTILEEGVLSIYPEPPEAESGYLEQAIAACLDTVRFQDKMQAKVAISSRKKLPKQLHEAYGECRETQRLSLEWKIGGSIVPFEMLDVAMIFEGVSREKMQTFCDRWLGGLLSKDPDYVFEMLRTLETYLECDGQLNETAKKLFIHRNTATYRIEKLSEMLDVDFKNINDLMRLKMAFLFRSMLQRDSVRSDYI; encoded by the coding sequence ATGCATTTGACTGTGGAGCAAGCTTTATCCGTATATCCTTTATCTCAAGGTAAGCTGGTGGCCGGGGCTGCCGGTGTCAATCGAATCGTCAAGTCCATCAATGTAATGGATGCCCCTGATATTTCGGAATGGATCAAAGAAGGCGAGATGCTGTTCACGACAGCTTACTTAATTAAGGATAATCCGGATGATGCTGTGAATCTCTTGCAACAGTTAAATAAAGGGGGATCTTCAGGACTGGGCATTAAGTTAGGACGGTTCTGGGAATCCATTCCTGAGGACTTAATTACATGTGCTGATCGGATGGGCTTCCCCTTGATTGAATTGCCATATCCCTTTACCTTCTCCGACCAGATGAACGGGCTGTTTCAAGCTGAGATTAAGAAAAGCACAAGCTTACTGCAGGAAGTGCTGGATAAGCAAGTTCGTCTCATGCAATTCGCCCTACGTTCCAATCATATCCGAGAGATGTTTGACGCCATTGCGAATGTAATCGGTTATCCTATGGCCATTGTCGGCTCCCGCGGTCAAATGATTTATAATTCCTCCACTATGGCAGATCAACAATTGTTGCAACAATGGCCATGGCCTCCCCATAAGAAATGGACCAAGCAAGCAGACGGTCAAGCATTTCGTGTCCCATTAATGAAGGATGATCAGGCTACAGGCGCTGTATACTTCTTTAACAACCAATCCTTCCTTTCATCCATTGAAGAGGGATTATATGTGCAGGCGGCAGAAATTTTATCCTATCATATGAACTTTAATTATGAAGATTATTTTGAACATTCGGTACAGAAGGACTTTAGCTTGCTGATCAAAAGATATCTGAAGAACGGACTCCCCCTGGAAACCCTCATGGATTACGCGGAGCGCTGGGAGATGGAGTGGCTGCATAAATCGTATCGTTGTGTTCTGACGGACTTTCCGAGTATGACAACCGGCCCGGCCCGCACCGAAAATATCCGAAGAATGAAAGCTGAGTATATTAGCCATGCCAGAATCCAAGATTTGAAGGGTACACATACCATATTGGAGGAAGGTGTTCTGTCCATTTATCCAGAACCGCCGGAAGCCGAGAGCGGATATCTGGAACAAGCCATCGCTGCCTGCTTGGACACCGTACGTTTTCAAGACAAGATGCAAGCCAAGGTCGCCATATCCTCACGCAAAAAGTTGCCGAAGCAACTACACGAAGCCTACGGTGAATGCCGTGAAACCCAGCGTCTGTCCCTCGAGTGGAAGATCGGAGGGAGTATTGTCCCATTCGAAATGCTTGATGTCGCCATGATATTTGAAGGTGTCTCCAGAGAGAAGATGCAAACCTTCTGCGATCGTTGGTTGGGAGGGTTGCTCAGCAAGGATCCGGATTATGTCTTCGAGATGTTGCGGACTTTGGAAACTTATCTGGAATGTGACGGACAACTGAATGAAACAGCCAAGAAGTTATTTATTCACCGGAATACGGCCACATACCGTATTGAAAAGCTGAGTGAAATGCTGGATGTGGATTTCAAGAACATCAATGATTTGATGCGCCTGAAAATGGCATTCTTGTTTCGCAGTATGTTGCAGAGGGACTCGGTGCGTTCTGATTATATTTAA
- a CDS encoding nucleotidyltransferase family protein, translating to MGRHKLSLELSPGISLGANSLRQMMRIELLDSICVVVNPRHATAWLPDLKNSKETQYTVISCADAHKGLSYSLRFGLEHLRALPHSQDAPDAIMVLLADQPFVTEAMLKRLIYHWRNQPGLDYVASSFNDVVMPPVLLGGSMFEAAHQLKGDQGAKALFTESAFQGLFVKETSPYSLLDVDEPSEFTKAKDYWQQNYNKHRF from the coding sequence ATGGGTCGGCACAAGCTTTCTTTGGAATTATCCCCGGGTATTAGCCTCGGCGCTAACAGCTTACGACAGATGATGCGTATTGAACTTCTGGACTCCATTTGTGTCGTAGTTAATCCCAGACACGCTACAGCCTGGCTGCCTGATCTTAAGAACAGTAAAGAAACGCAATATACGGTTATTAGCTGTGCAGACGCGCACAAAGGTTTGTCTTACTCCCTGAGATTCGGACTCGAACATTTACGAGCTTTACCTCATTCACAGGATGCTCCTGACGCGATTATGGTGTTGTTGGCCGATCAGCCTTTTGTTACAGAAGCGATGCTGAAGCGACTCATATATCATTGGCGCAACCAGCCTGGTCTGGATTATGTGGCAAGCAGCTTCAATGATGTGGTCATGCCGCCGGTATTGCTGGGAGGATCCATGTTCGAAGCGGCACATCAGTTAAAGGGGGATCAGGGAGCGAAGGCCCTATTCACGGAGAGCGCGTTTCAAGGGTTGTTCGTTAAGGAAACATCGCCCTATTCACTGTTGGATGTTGATGAGCCAAGTGAATTTACGAAAGCGAAAGACTATTGGCAACAAAATTATAATAAACACCGGTTCTGA
- a CDS encoding XdhC family protein yields MDSYQLLTNVTKYKDMPSVLATIVDVQGHAYRKAGASMLFRTTGESIGSISPGCLEADLAQRIDDVWNTGKHQFVDYNLHPEEDVIWGEAIGCGGKIRVLLEPVSGLLKSLLELAFAHMNHNRKLYLYREFYDDHIRYTSSLTAASSISSNLFETCFSPRERCIIFGAGDDAIPLQRILINLNFRVVIADWRAELCMPERFSEAEFIIGDSEYCVNRLKPRSGDYVYVGSHHYHHDRKVLELLTKMKLAYLGVLGSTKRVDMLFKGISRPDYVKAPAGISIGAEGAEEIAVSVASELILVRKQLMFQITGRDQDANSRLVHGSRGKQENGSAQAFFGIIPGY; encoded by the coding sequence ATGGACTCATATCAGTTATTAACTAACGTCACGAAATACAAGGATATGCCGTCTGTACTTGCAACCATTGTAGATGTACAAGGGCATGCCTATCGCAAAGCGGGAGCTTCCATGTTGTTCCGAACCACCGGAGAAAGCATAGGCAGTATTTCGCCGGGATGTCTCGAAGCGGATTTAGCTCAACGAATAGATGATGTTTGGAATACTGGTAAACATCAATTCGTTGATTATAATTTGCACCCGGAAGAAGATGTCATATGGGGTGAGGCCATAGGATGCGGCGGAAAAATCCGTGTATTGCTGGAGCCCGTAAGCGGACTCTTAAAATCATTGCTTGAATTGGCCTTCGCTCATATGAACCACAATCGGAAGCTTTATTTATACAGGGAATTTTACGATGATCACATCCGATATACATCCTCATTAACCGCAGCTTCTTCTATCAGTTCCAATCTGTTTGAAACATGCTTTTCCCCGCGGGAACGTTGCATCATTTTTGGAGCGGGTGACGATGCCATCCCGTTACAACGGATATTGATAAATTTAAATTTCCGTGTGGTTATAGCAGACTGGAGAGCAGAATTATGTATGCCTGAACGATTTTCAGAGGCTGAATTCATTATTGGTGATTCGGAGTATTGTGTGAACCGACTGAAGCCTCGTTCGGGAGATTATGTATATGTAGGTAGTCATCACTATCACCATGATCGAAAGGTTCTGGAGCTGCTCACAAAAATGAAATTAGCGTATCTCGGTGTATTAGGTTCCACGAAAAGAGTTGATATGTTGTTTAAAGGTATTTCGAGACCCGATTACGTGAAGGCGCCAGCAGGTATTTCCATCGGCGCGGAAGGTGCGGAGGAAATAGCGGTAAGTGTAGCATCCGAACTGATTTTAGTCCGTAAACAGCTGATGTTTCAAATCACCGGGAGGGATCAAGATGCGAATAGCCGGCTTGTACATGGCAGCAGGGGAAAGCAAGAGAATGGGTCGGCACAAGCTTTCTTTGGAATTATCCCCGGGTATTAG
- a CDS encoding ABC transporter permease, with protein MEFITQLLSAALSSGTPLLFAVGGGILIERSGIIQLGAEGLMLMGAVTASLVYIQTGSLLLTLLGSLTVGALLGLLHAFLCVSLRANQIVSGLALTLFGSGFSAYLGKSVSGMPLPGSVPRFEIPFLNAIPWIGPVFNNLDLLTWLSFVLVALATVFVYLTSWGLDLRAVGDNPATADAMGIPVQAFRYGSVIVGSMFIGLAGADLLLAFSPTWSEGMTAGKGWIAIALVIFARWNPLRAMFCAYFFGALDSLGFRMQLLGSTIPSYFLKMIPYLVTILVLMYLGWRNRNKPSGAPEALGIPYFREQRF; from the coding sequence ATGGAGTTTATTACTCAATTGTTGAGCGCCGCCCTTTCTTCGGGAACGCCGTTGCTGTTCGCGGTTGGGGGTGGGATTCTGATTGAACGCAGCGGCATCATTCAGCTGGGCGCGGAGGGTTTAATGCTCATGGGGGCGGTAACCGCGAGCTTAGTATACATCCAAACCGGTTCATTGCTGCTAACATTGCTCGGTTCACTAACTGTCGGTGCTTTACTAGGCCTTTTACACGCGTTTTTATGCGTATCCCTTAGAGCGAACCAGATCGTAAGCGGACTGGCATTAACATTATTTGGTTCAGGATTTAGCGCCTATTTAGGGAAATCGGTGAGCGGGATGCCCCTGCCGGGTTCCGTGCCTAGGTTTGAAATACCTTTCTTGAATGCAATCCCTTGGATTGGACCGGTTTTCAATAATCTGGATTTATTAACATGGTTAAGTTTCGTGCTGGTGGCTTTGGCAACCGTCTTTGTCTACCTGACTTCTTGGGGTCTGGATTTAAGAGCCGTTGGCGATAATCCGGCCACAGCGGATGCCATGGGCATTCCGGTTCAAGCCTTTCGTTACGGTTCCGTTATTGTAGGCTCTATGTTTATAGGCTTAGCCGGTGCGGACTTGTTGTTGGCATTCTCGCCGACCTGGAGTGAAGGCATGACGGCTGGCAAGGGGTGGATTGCGATTGCGTTAGTCATCTTTGCCAGGTGGAACCCGCTTCGCGCGATGTTCTGTGCCTATTTCTTCGGCGCATTGGATTCACTTGGATTCCGGATGCAGCTGTTGGGCAGTACCATTCCTTCTTATTTTCTCAAAATGATTCCCTATCTCGTGACTATTCTTGTATTGATGTATTTGGGCTGGAGAAATCGCAACAAGCCGTCAGGCGCTCCGGAAGCGTTGGGTATTCCTTATTTCAGGGAGCAGCGATTTTAA